Genomic DNA from Leucobacter triazinivorans:
GAGAGGCGTCGGAGTATTCATCGTTCCAGAGTCGCTTCGAGCCGAGTGGGAGAAGTACGGAGGGTATTCGGGCAGTATTGGATACCCATCCGCAGCTGCGAAAACAACAGCGAGCGGTGCCGTTGCTCAGGACTTCGCGAGAGGAACGCTCGTCTCTGTGAGCGGCTCCGGGGCGCGTCGGGTGGACCCGGCCTTCCTTTCGGCGTGGCGCGCTGGCGGAGGAGCTGGCAGTGCGACTGGGGTGCCGATCGCAGACCCGGTCGTGAGCACAGCAAATGGTGGTGGGACAACGTACCGCCTGCAGTTTGGGACCATGTACCGCTCGAGCACCGGATCTGCGACAATTCCGGCGGGTGGGTTCAGGAACGCCTATGACGCCGTGGGAGGTGTCAGTGGCAGTCTGGGCTGGCCAAAGAGTGCACTCGACTGCAGCCTGTCCAACAGTGGATGCACGATGGAGTTCCAATTCGGTGGTGGTGTCTGGCGTCCCGGAGGTACTCTGATTCGGCTAGCCCCAAGTACATTTGCCGCGTGGAGGCCGCTTGCGGAAGAACTCGGGTTTCCAGACGGGCCGGCGTCTTCGGTCGGGACCGGCGATGAAGCCGGTACGATCGAGGCGTTCCCCGGAGGCAACATCTACTCCTCGAGATCCGGTGCGTTCGCGCTGCTGAACGGGCCAATCCTGGATGGGTATGTTGCTGCAGGCGGGCCCTCGCAGGCCTGGGGCTGGCCGGCTGGCGCGCACGTCTGCAACTCTGATGGCGCGAAGTGCGTCATGCCTTTCACCGGAGGTGTGGCCTCCTGGGTTTCGGGCGGCGGCCTGGCGTTTGTTGATGGAGAGCCGGGTAGTCGAAACGTGAGGATCAGTGGTTCGGATCGATTTGAGACTGCGGTCGCGATGTCGCAGCACGGCTACTCGACTTCAGCTGGAACTGTCATCGTCGCAAATGGCTTGGACTTCCCAGACGCATTGAGTGCCGGAGCGCTTGGTGCGAAGTGGAAGGCGCCGTTGCTGCTCACCCGCCCGGACACCCTCCCAGCGGCAACTGCGGCAGAGATTGAGAGGCTCCGCCCGAGCCGGATTGTTGTCATTGGCGGAACAGGGGCGGTGAGTGATGCAGTTGTGGCCAAGCTCGAGGAGTTCTCTGAGCGTGTCGACCGGGTGTCCGGTGCCGACCGCTACGCCACTTCTATCGAGATCGCGAAGGCCGGATGGGCCAACGGAACCGCAAGTGACTCCTTCCTCGTGACGGGAGCTGGCTTTCCTGATGCACTCGCCGCTGGTGCTGCAGCGGGGAAGTACGAGGGACCGGTGCTGCTGGTTCCTGGAGATGCTGAGAAGGCGTCGACGCCGATAATGTCTGAACTCTCGCGGCTTGGCACAACGACGGTTCACATCGTCGGCGGGACAGGCGCGGTCTCGTCTGGGATACAGAGCGCGGTTGGGCAGGGACGTGCAGTCGTGCGCTACGCGGGGGTGGACCGATTCGATACTTCGGCGCGGATCGCAAACGGGATTTTCCCAGACGGCACGCGAACTGACACATATTGGGCGAGCGGATACAGCTTCGCCGATGCTCTTGCGGGAGGGGCTCTTGTTGGTGCCAAAGGATCTCCGCTGCTCCTTACTCGGCAAGAATGCGTGCCGGGCAGTGTAGCCGAGGCCAATGCCCGTGTCGTCGGCGTCAACACGTTTCTGCTTGGCGGCTCGAGCGTACTCGGGAATGAGGTGCTCGCCGGCACCCGCTGCGCGCGATAATCTCGGTTCCCGCGGGGAGCATGTGCTGGCGCTCTTCCTGACGAGCGTGCTATTCGGCTCTCGAGCAACTTTCGAGATTTTGATCTCGTATGAACATGTCCATCGATGCGTTCGAGTCAGTTCGGGGCGATGCCTTGGTCGACGGTGAGTCACAGTTCCCGAGTGCGATCTCACGGCGTGCTCGGCTCGGGCACGGTATTCTCGTGGTTGCGTTGACCCAGCGCGCCCGTTTCAGAAAGGTCGCATATCCATGGCACCCGAGTTCATCCCTGCAGCGAAGCCCATCATCGGCGACGAGGAGCGCGCGGCCGTAGATCGCGTGCTGCGCTCCGGCATGATCGCTCAGGGCCCCGAGGTGAAGACCTTCGAGCAGGAGTTCGCCGAGCACTTCGTGCAGGGACGCACCACGGTCGCCGTCAACTCGGGGACCAGCGGTCAGCACCTCGGGCTCCTCGCCGCGGGCGTCGGCCCGGGCGATGAGGTCATCGTGCCGTCGTTCACCTTCGCTGCGACGGGCAACTCGGTCGCGCTCACCGGGGCGAAACCGGTGTTTGTCGACATCGAGCCCGACTTCTTCACGCTCGATCCCGAGGCGGTGCGCGCGGCGATCACGCCGCGCACCAAGGGGATCATGCCCGTGCACCTCTACGGGCACCCGTTCCTGGTCGACCAGATCGAGGCGATCGCGCAGGAGCACGGCCTCGCGATCTACGAGGACGCGGCGCAGGCGCACGGCGCGAGCTGGGACGGCCGTCCGGTCGGCACCCTCGGCGCGTTCGCCATGTTCAGCCTCTACCCGACCAAGAACATGACCTCGGGCGAGGGCGGCATGGTGACCTGCTCCACCGAGGAGATCGCCCGGCAGTTGCGCCTGCTGCGCAACCAGGGCATGGAGACGCAGTACGCGAACGAGGTTATCGGTTTCAACACCCGCATGACCGACATCCACGCGGCCATCGGCCGCGTGCAGCTGGCCAAGGTCGACGGCTGGACCGCGCGGCGCCAGCGGAACGCCGCTGCGTTGAACGCCGGGCTCGCCGAGATCGACGGTGTGCGGACGCCGAAGGTCCACGAGAACGCCGTCCACGTTTACCACCAGTACACCGTCCGCCTCGACGCGGGCGAGCGCGACCGTATCCACACCGCGCTGAAGGAGGAGCACAGCGTGGGCTCGGGGGTCTACTACCCGACCCCGAACCACCGCCTGCCGTCGCTCGCGCACTTCGCCCCGGGGCTCGACCTGCCCGAGACCGAGCGGGCCGCCCGCGAGGTGCTCTCGCTCCCGGTTCATCCGTCGCTCACCGAGGGCGACCTCGAACGCATCGTGACCGCCGTCGCCGCGGTCGTGCGCGCCGGACGGTGAGCCAGCGGCGACCCGTGAGTCCTTTCGCAACGCTGAAATCGCGCGCGCTCCAGGCGCTGACCATGGCACGACTCATGCAACGGGGTGTGCTGAAGCCGGAACCGACTCCGGTGGGCGGGCCCGATGAACGCGTATTCATCGGGCCAGCGAACAGCGCAGGGCAGGGCGATCAGTGGGCTCGAGCGCTCGAACTCGCACGCACCGGGACCCGTGCGACGAGCATGCAGATTGTCTCCGACGACGTGTTCCGGTTCCCGGCGGACCTGACGGTCCACGCGGGGTACGCGGCGTTCTCGAAGGCGTGGCAGCGGCGGCAGTTCGTGGCGCTCTCCGAGTACCGCGCGGTGCTGGTCGAATCGAACCGCGGGGTCCTCGGACGCTTCCGGGGAACCGACGCGCTCGAGCAGGCCGACCTGCTTCAGCGTGCGGGTACGCAGGTCGGGCTCATCTTCCACGGCAGCGATATCCGGGATCCTGGGACCCGGATCCGTGCCGACCGCGATTCCTACTTCGGCGCCGACGCAGAGTTCACCGCGACCATGTCCGGGGTCACGAAGCGCAGCCGGCGGCTCATCGAAGAATCCGGGCTCCCGGTCTTCGTCTCTACGGTGGATCTGCTGACCGAAGTGCCGCACGCAAGTTGGCTCCCGGTCGTCGTCAGCCCCGAGGACTGGGCCGGCGCGCCGGCTCCGCTCTCGCACGGCGGCGTGCCGCGGGTCGTGCACGTGCCGTCGAAGTCTCTGATCAAGGGCACCGACCTGATCGAACCGCTGCTGAACGAGCTGCACGCCTCCGGCATCGTCGACTACCGGCGGGTGACCGGCGTGCCGCACGCCGAGATGCCCGAACTCTACCGGGGCGCAGACATCGTGCTGGATCAGTTCCGCGCCGGTCCGTACGGAGTTGCGGCGTGCGAGGCGATGGCCGCAGGACGGATCGTGATCTCTCACGTTCCGGACCTCGACCGGCAACGGGTCGCGGAGCTCACCGGGCATCGCTTGCCGATCGTCCAGGCGCGGCACGACGACCTGCGCGACGTGCTGACCGCGGTACTGACCGACCCTGCTGAGGCACTCGCACGCGCGGCCGCAGGGCCAGAATACGTGCACCGCATCCACAACGGCGACCGCAGCGGTCGGGTGCTGGCCGATTGGCTCGACCGAGGAGAACGATGAAAAGTATCTGGACGACCCTGCGGAAACTGTTCACGGTCTTGCCCGAGGGCGCGAAGTCCTATTACGTCAGGTACTCCATCGCGACGGGGCTGCTCGCGATCCTCGACACGCTGGCGCTCGCGCTCATCGTGCTCGTGGTGACGCCGCTCGCCTCCGGGAAGCCGATCGAGCTCCCGCTGCTCGGCGTCATGCCGCAGAATGCCACGATCTGGATCGTGGTCGCGATCTGCGTGCTCTTCATCTTGAAGGGCGTCTTCGCCGTGGTCCTGCACTGGTTCGCGACTCGGCGCTTCGCGCGCTACGAGCTCTACGTCGGCGACCAGCTTTTCCGCGGATACACGCGCGCGAGCTGGGAGAAGCGCTCCCAGATGAGCACCGCCGAGGTGACGCGTGTGGTCGACAGCTCGATGGCGAACACGAACATCGGCTTCATCCTTCCGCTGTCGCAGATCCCAGGCAACGCGCTGACCTTCGTCTCGGCTCTCGCGGTGCTCGTCGTCGCGCAGCCGTTCACCGCGCTCATCGCGTTCGTTTACCTGTCGCTGGTCTCCGCGTTCATGTTGTTCGTCGTGTCGCGGCGTTCTCAGCGGGCCGGTCGGAACAACCGGAAGTACGCCTACCGGGCGGCGACGATCATGACCGAGATGGTCGACGCGCTCAAGGAGGTCGTGTTGCGCGACAAGCTCGACGAGATCGGTCGTGTGGTCTCGAAGAACCGCTCCGTCGCGACGCGCGCCCGTGCGAACATCTCGTTCCTGGGGATCGTACCCAAGTACGCCTTCGAATCGGCGCTCATCGGTGGGTTCCTTATCATCGGCGGCGCCGCGTACCTGCGAGGCGGCTTCTCCGAGGCCCTCGTCGCGATCTCGCTGTTCGCCGCGAGCGGCTTCCGCATGATGCCCGCGATGAACGCGGTGCAGGCGAGCTTCACCTCCGCCGCGGCGAACCAGGTTTACGCCCAGGACGTGATCCGGGAGCTCACCGATCTGCGGAGCGGCACCGGTATCCAAGAGGAGCATCAGGACGTCGCCGAACTCCCCACGGGACCACAGAGCCTCACCCTCGAGAACGTCCACTTCCGGTATCCGGGCGCCGCCGACGACGTGCTGTCGAACGTGAGTTTCAAGGTGCCCTTCGGCTCGAGCCTCGCGATCGTCGGTCCGTCGGGTTCCGGGAAGTCGACGCTCATCGATCTGCTGCTCGGTCTGAGCGTTCCGACGAGCGGGTCGATGCGGATCGATGGCGCGGAGTTGCGCGACGTCATGCGGCAGTGGCGGAATCGTGTTGGGTACGTTCCGCAGCGCGTCGCGCTGTTCGACGCCTCGATCGCGCAGAACGTCGCGCTCACCTGGGAGTCCGACTACGACTCCGAACGCGTCATACACGCGCTCCAGCGCGCGCACCTCGGAGAACTTGCCGACCGCGGCGCGGGCATCGAGGAGCGCGTGGGC
This window encodes:
- a CDS encoding cell wall-binding repeat-containing protein, which codes for MVAPAPAQANPSSGFDPSNIISDANFYHGTAMSAAQIQVFLNQRVPRCTIGDPGRAAGSVWGSTRIASSCLRDARFTTSSRASNAYCRAYQGGANETAAAIIAKVGQSCGISPKVLLVMLEKEQSLVTDTWPTVRQFDVAMGYACPDSGPNNSANCDPSQTGFFQQVYRAAWQLQVYKAHPNSYNYKPFQANRIQWHPNAGCGTSLVTIQNWATAALYIYTPYRPNQAALNAGWGTGDSCSSYGNRNFYNFYKTWFGNTQLPFPVDGGIMSYWQANKSWLGNPAAAAVTVPANGGGRLQRFEGGNVYEPQSGAASGMTASSPILKAFAAAGGIEGSWGWPIAPAINQGASGLTTMRFQGGTVAETRGVGVFIVPESLRAEWEKYGGYSGSIGYPSAAAKTTASGAVAQDFARGTLVSVSGSGARRVDPAFLSAWRAGGGAGSATGVPIADPVVSTANGGGTTYRLQFGTMYRSSTGSATIPAGGFRNAYDAVGGVSGSLGWPKSALDCSLSNSGCTMEFQFGGGVWRPGGTLIRLAPSTFAAWRPLAEELGFPDGPASSVGTGDEAGTIEAFPGGNIYSSRSGAFALLNGPILDGYVAAGGPSQAWGWPAGAHVCNSDGAKCVMPFTGGVASWVSGGGLAFVDGEPGSRNVRISGSDRFETAVAMSQHGYSTSAGTVIVANGLDFPDALSAGALGAKWKAPLLLTRPDTLPAATAAEIERLRPSRIVVIGGTGAVSDAVVAKLEEFSERVDRVSGADRYATSIEIAKAGWANGTASDSFLVTGAGFPDALAAGAAAGKYEGPVLLVPGDAEKASTPIMSELSRLGTTTVHIVGGTGAVSSGIQSAVGQGRAVVRYAGVDRFDTSARIANGIFPDGTRTDTYWASGYSFADALAGGALVGAKGSPLLLTRQECVPGSVAEANARVVGVNTFLLGGSSVLGNEVLAGTRCAR
- a CDS encoding DegT/DnrJ/EryC1/StrS family aminotransferase codes for the protein MAPEFIPAAKPIIGDEERAAVDRVLRSGMIAQGPEVKTFEQEFAEHFVQGRTTVAVNSGTSGQHLGLLAAGVGPGDEVIVPSFTFAATGNSVALTGAKPVFVDIEPDFFTLDPEAVRAAITPRTKGIMPVHLYGHPFLVDQIEAIAQEHGLAIYEDAAQAHGASWDGRPVGTLGAFAMFSLYPTKNMTSGEGGMVTCSTEEIARQLRLLRNQGMETQYANEVIGFNTRMTDIHAAIGRVQLAKVDGWTARRQRNAAALNAGLAEIDGVRTPKVHENAVHVYHQYTVRLDAGERDRIHTALKEEHSVGSGVYYPTPNHRLPSLAHFAPGLDLPETERAAREVLSLPVHPSLTEGDLERIVTAVAAVVRAGR
- a CDS encoding glycosyltransferase family 1 protein — its product is MARLMQRGVLKPEPTPVGGPDERVFIGPANSAGQGDQWARALELARTGTRATSMQIVSDDVFRFPADLTVHAGYAAFSKAWQRRQFVALSEYRAVLVESNRGVLGRFRGTDALEQADLLQRAGTQVGLIFHGSDIRDPGTRIRADRDSYFGADAEFTATMSGVTKRSRRLIEESGLPVFVSTVDLLTEVPHASWLPVVVSPEDWAGAPAPLSHGGVPRVVHVPSKSLIKGTDLIEPLLNELHASGIVDYRRVTGVPHAEMPELYRGADIVLDQFRAGPYGVAACEAMAAGRIVISHVPDLDRQRVAELTGHRLPIVQARHDDLRDVLTAVLTDPAEALARAAAGPEYVHRIHNGDRSGRVLADWLDRGER
- a CDS encoding ABC transporter ATP-binding protein, producing the protein MKSIWTTLRKLFTVLPEGAKSYYVRYSIATGLLAILDTLALALIVLVVTPLASGKPIELPLLGVMPQNATIWIVVAICVLFILKGVFAVVLHWFATRRFARYELYVGDQLFRGYTRASWEKRSQMSTAEVTRVVDSSMANTNIGFILPLSQIPGNALTFVSALAVLVVAQPFTALIAFVYLSLVSAFMLFVVSRRSQRAGRNNRKYAYRAATIMTEMVDALKEVVLRDKLDEIGRVVSKNRSVATRARANISFLGIVPKYAFESALIGGFLIIGGAAYLRGGFSEALVAISLFAASGFRMMPAMNAVQASFTSAAANQVYAQDVIRELTDLRSGTGIQEEHQDVAELPTGPQSLTLENVHFRYPGAADDVLSNVSFKVPFGSSLAIVGPSGSGKSTLIDLLLGLSVPTSGSMRIDGAELRDVMRQWRNRVGYVPQRVALFDASIAQNVALTWESDYDSERVIHALQRAHLGELADRGAGIEERVGERGASISGGQQQRLGIARALYSDPFVMVMDEATSALDTATENRVTESMRELQGEVTFITVAHRLATIREYDQVCYLDRGEILGNGTFEEVVEQVPEFRLQAELAGLL